One Deltaproteobacteria bacterium RBG_16_64_85 genomic window, ATCTGAAGAGATGGAATCGATCGCTTATCGCCGCCGGGCCGCCGACAAGGCCGCAAGGGTGCTCTTCGCCCTCTCCGCCCTGCTGGTGATCCTGCCCCTTTTCCTGATCTTCTTCGACCTCCTCTGGAAGGGGGCCAGAGAGCTCAAATGGACGCTGCTGACCGACCTCCCCCATCCCGTCGGGGAGCCGGGGGGCGGGATCGCAAACGGCATCCTGGGGACGCTGACGATCGCGGGACTGGCGATGGCGGGCGGGATCCCGATGGCGGTCATGGCCGGAATCTACCTGGCCGAGTATGGCAGGGGGAAGTTCGCCTCCGCAGTCCGGTTCGCCGTCGACACGCTGGCGGGCGTCCCGTCGATCATCATGGGGATCTTCGGCTACATCCTCTTGGTCCTTCCCATGAAGCGGTTCTCCGCCTGGGCGGGCGCCGCCGCGCTGGCCATGATCTTCATCCCCGTCGTGGTCCGGACGACGGAGGAGATGCTGCGGACGGTCCCGCAGTCGGTGCGGGAGGCGGCATTGGCGCTCGGGATCGAGCGGTGGAAGACGACGCTCTTCATCACGGTCCGGACCGCCACGGCGGGGATCGTCACCGGGATCCTGCTGGCGATGGCGCGGATCGTCGGGGAAACCGCCCCCCTTCTGTTCACCGCCCTGGGAAACCAGTTCTGGCAGACGGGGCTGGACCAGCCGATCGCCGCCGTCCCGCTCCAGGTGTTCAACTACGCGATTTCCCCGTACGAAGACTGGCACGACAAGGCGTGGGCCGGCGCGGTCGTATTGATCGGGATGGTCCTGGTCATCAGCGCCGGGGCGCGGTACTTTACGAGGGTGAGGAAGTAGGAGGGAAAGACGAGCGATGGAGAACGCATTGAAAGTGAACAACCTTTGCGCCTGGTTCGGGGACCACCAGGTGCTCAAGAATATCACGATGGACATCCGCAGGAACTCGGTCACCTCGGTGATGGGCCCCTCGGGGTGCGGCAAGAGCACCTTCATCCGCTGCCTGAACCGGATGCACGACCTGACCCCAGGTTTCCGGGTCTCCGGGGACGTCCTCTTCGACGGGCGGAACATCTACTCGGAGAAGATCGACCCCGTGCTGCTGCGCCGGAAGGTCGGGATGGTCTTCCAGCAGCCGAACCCCTTCCCCCGGATGTCCGCATTCGAGAACGTGGCCGTGGGGCTGAGATTCAACGGGAAGAAACGGTCCCGCTCCGAGATCGCCGAGTTGGTGGAAAAATCGCTGCGGATGGCGGCCCTGTGGGACGAGCTGAAGGACCACCTGGACCGGCCGGGGACGAGTCTCTCCGGCGGGCAGCAGCAGCGGCTCTGCATCGCGCGGGCGCTCGCCGTGGAGCCCGAAGTCCTGCTGATGGACGAGCCCTGCTCGGCGCTGGACCCCGTGTCGACCTCCAAGATCGAGGAGCTGATCGAGGACTTGAGCGACAAGTACTCGATCGTGGTTGTCACCCACAACATGCAGCAGGCCGGGCGGATCGCCGATTACGTCGCCTTCTTCCTTCTGGGCGACCTGATCGAGATGGACAAGGCCGCGAAGATTTTCACGAACCCTGCCGACAAGCGGACCGAGGAATACATCACCGGCAGGTTCGGATAACATGGAAGGCAGGGAGCGGACATGAAGAAACATTACCAGGAAGAGCTGGGGAACCTGCGGGAGACGGTCCTCCGGATGGGGGGGCTGGTCGAGCAGATGACCCACCGGGTCATCCAGGCGCTGGTGGAGCGGAAGATCGAGATGCTCCCGGAAGTCACGGCGATGGAAACGCAGGTCAACCAGCTTCACATCGACATCGACGAGATCTGCCTGGAGATGATCGCGCTGCGGCAGCCCGCCGCCGTCGACCTCCGGTTCATCACCGCGGCCATGAAGATCAACACCGACCTGGAGCGGATCGGCGACCAGGCGATCAACATCACCGAGCGGGCGGAATTCCTCCTCACCGTCCCCCCCGTGAAGCCGCTGATCGACATCCCGCGGATGGCCGAGATCGCCAAGGAGATGCTCCGGGACGCCCTCGACGCCTTCGTGAACGGGAACGATGCACTGGCGTACGAGACGATCAAGAAAGACGACCTGGTCGACCATCTGAAGGACCAGGTGTTCCGGGAGCTCTTGACCTACATGATGGCCGACCCCACTACCATCGCCCGTGGGCTGGAGCTGATCCTGGTCTCCCGGTACGTGGAGCGGATCGCGGACCATGCGACCAACATCTGCGAGAATGTGATCTTCATGATCCAGGGGAAGGACGTCCGTCACCAGGGGCCGCTGGCCTGACGATAAATTCGATTTTCACTGCACGCCTTCTGGCATTAAAATTATAGTCTCCAAGCCGAAACCAAATCGTGGAGGGATTTCATGCGATACCTGATACTCGGAAGCGGTCCCGCTGGGATCGCCGCGGCCAAGGCAGTCCGGAACGTGGAGAAGGACGCCGAGGTGATCCTCGCAACGGAGGAGTTCTTTCCGCCGTACCTCCGGCCCTGCATCCCCGACATCATCTCCGGGGAGATGGAGCCCACCGCCATCGCGGACCCGCAGGGGAAAAATCTCGCCGCCGAAAAAATCGAGGTCCGGCACGGCAAGCGCGCCCGGCGGGTGGACGCCGCGAAGAACCGGGTCATCTTTTCCGACGGTACGGAGGAGACGTACAACTTCCTCCTCATCGCCACCGGGGGGAGGCCGATCCTGCCGCTCGCCCTCATGGGGAACGTCGGGGCGTTCCTTCTGCTGAACTCCTTCGGGGACGCGCTGCGGATCCGCGCGCGCGCCATGCGCGCCGACGTCACCGTGGTCTACGGACCGGGGTACCTGGGGATCGAGGCTGCCCGGGCGCTTCGCAAGCTGGGCCAGCAGGTGATCTGGGTCAGCCCGGGGCTGCCCCGGTTCGGCAACCCTATCTCCGGGGAGGTCGAGGCGAGAATCACGGAGCAGCTTCGGAACAACGGCGTGCAGATCAAGGAAGGGACCGACATCACGGACGTGCTGGACCTGGACGGGAAGACGTACATCGTCTGCACGGCGGGCGGCGAGGAGATCCGCTGCCAGATGATCGTGGCCGCCACGGAGCGGCTGCCGGCCGTCGGGTTCCTGGAGGGAAGCGGCGTCAAGGTGGGAACGGGGATCCTCGTCGACGAATACCTGCGTACCAACGTGTCCAACATCTTCGCGGCGGGCGACTGCGCGGAGGTGTTCGACATCAACCGCCGGGAGAGCCGCATCAATTTCGGGTGGCGCAGCGCCTTAAAGCAGGGGCAACTCGCCGGGGAAAACCTGGCCGGCGGCGGGAAGCTCTACATCCGGAACATCCAGGACTACTTCGGTCTGCTCTACGGCACCTCGCTCCTGGAGCGCACGAAGTAGAGGCGCTCACCCGGCTGCGCCCCCCTCCTGCGATGTGCGACGCACACGGAAGTCGCTTCGCCTCAGGGGGGACCTCGCTTGCGATCCGCCCGGCTCCCCGGCTTCGTCCAGCGAACGTGCTCCAAGGTCCCTTCCCCGGCCTTCGATCTCCCGTCACCGTCCGCCAAGCTCTCCATTGCCAGGAACGCGTGGCCTACGCCGGTTCCGCGTTTGTGGCTACTCGCTGCGCGAGGCCCCCCTTCGGCTGCGCCTTCCATTTGGGGATCACGTCGCAGGAGGGTCCGGCGGAGCCGCCGCAGGAGGGGGGCGCAGTGAGGTAAAGCGCAGACGTGTGGATCCATCGCACGTCGAGCCACGAACGGAGTCCCCCCTCCGAGGCGGTGAAGCCGGTCGGGGCCAAGTCCGTTGCAGGGACGGGCAATCGAGACTCGCGAAGGGACGCCTTACGGCCCGGAGTCGATCGCGGGGTCGAACGGGCGCGGCTCTCCCGTGGGGAAGGCCCACTCCCCGACAGTGAAGCGGAAGCCGCACGAGGGGCAGACGAGGATCACCGCAAGGGATCGGCCCTTCCTGCGGAAAGAAACGTGAAACCCCCGTCCCGCCCCGCAGCGGGGGCAGTCGGAGAGATCTTCCTTCACCTCTACGTTTTCGGGCGTCCCGCTCAATAGTCGATCCCTTTTTCCGCCTCGATCCCGAGGTCGAAGGGGTGCTTGACGTTCCGCATCTCCGTGACCAGGTGGGCGTGCCGGATCACCTCTTCGTGCGCATGCCGGCCGGAGAGGATGAGGTGGACGTTCCCCGGTTTTTCCTGGATGAGGGAGATCACGTCCGCGAGCGGGATCAGCCGAAGGTGCAGGGCAACGTTGACCTCGTCCAGGATGACGATGTCGAACTTCCCCGAGAGCATCTTCTCCCGCGCTGCCGCAAGCGCCTCCGCGGCGGCCCTGGCGTGCGTGGAAAAGTCCAGCGTGTCGCCCATGATGCCGACGAACCCTTTCCCCATCGGGATCAGCTCGAACTCCGGGGCCAGCCGCTTGGCTCCGTCCAGCTCGCCGTAATGCAGCGACCCCTTGATGAACTGGATCATGACGACGTGCATCCCGTAGCCGACCGCACGTACCGCCATCCCCAGGCACGACGTCGTCTTTCCCTTCCCCTCCCCCGTCAGGACCAGTACGAGTCCCTGGCGGGGCTTCTCGGGAATCCGTGACTTTTCCTTGCCCACCGGCATCGGGGTCTCCTGCGTTTTAAGATGTTGGTAACCATTTTCCGTTTCCGGCGTATTCTATCTTTGTGGACGGCAACTCTCGAGAAGCATCGCGCCGATGCGGCGTGGAGGGACCGATGACCGAGGACAAGAGGCGTTGCATCGTGTGCGGAAAGACGGACCCCGGTGAGGACACCATCTGCCCGACGTGCAAGGCGCACATCCGCGGGGAGGCGCTCGAGCATCAGAAGCAGATCAAGAAGGACGCCGACCGGGAGCTTCACAAGGAAGGGTCGGATCCGCTGAAGAAGAAGTAAGCCACGCTCATCCGCCCTGGACGATCTCGGCGAACTTTCTGCCGAATGCCACGCAGGACGCAAGGTCCGCCTCGGAGGGGGCCATCCGGACCCGGACGGGCTCGGGGGTAACCTTGAGGCGCATGGAGGTCAGGATGTCCTGGACCGTCTTGATCGCCTCGCCGCTCCAGCCGTAGGACCCGAACACCGACGCCGGCTTCCCCTTGACGTTCAGGACGACCAGGTTGGCGATCAGCTGGAGGATCGGCTGCGGGACGTTGCTGTTCAGCGTCGGAGTCCCGATGAGGAACCCCGCCGACACCTCGAACTCGTCGATGATCTTGTCCATCGGCGCTTCCACGGCGTTCATCAGGACGGGGGTGACCCCCCCTGCGCGCACGCCCTCCGCCACCTTCCCGGCCATCGCGGCGGTGTTTCCGTACGCGGAGGCGTAGACGATCGCCACCCTCTTTTCCTTGACGCGGGACAGGATGGAGGCGCGCTCCTCGTACCAGTCGATGTACGACTGGGGGTCCTTCCGCAGGATCGGCCCGTGCGACGGCGCGATCATCGAGACGGGGAAGCTCTTCAGCCGCTCGCAGGCTTTAAGGACGTGCTCCTTGTAGGGCCGCATGATGGTGCTGTAGTAGAACTCGAACGCATTTCTCGCCTTCTCCGGCTCTTGGAGCTCGTCGTTGTAGAACTCCTTGCTTGCGAAGTGGGAGCCGAGGAAATCGCACGGAAACAGGATCCGATCCTCGACGAGATAGGTGAGGATGGTGTCCGGCCAGTGGAGGAACGGCGCGTTGATGAACCGGAGCGTCTTTCCCCCGAGGGGGAGCTCCTCGTCGTCGTTGACGATCCGGTAGGGGAACCCCGCGTTGACGAGGTTGTCGACGAACGTCTTGGCCGACCGGGAGAGCAGCACGGTCACCTTGGGGTGGCGCTCCAGCAGGTCCACCAGCGCCCCGGCATGGTCCGGCTCCGAATGGTTGATCACGACGTAATCGAGCTTCTCCACGGGGAGGAACCCGGAGATGTTCCGGAACAGCTCCTCCGCGAAGGGGCGCTTGACGCAGTCGATGAGGGCCGTCTTCTCGCTTCCCCGGACGAGATAGGCGTTGTAGGTCGTCCCGTACTCCGTCGGGATGACGATGTCGAAGATCGCCAGGTCGGGGTCCTTCGCGCCCACCCAGTGGACGTTCGGCGCCAGCGTCACGGTCGGCATGCCGGCTACTCTTAGATCCTCTCGAACTCGTCCTTGCCGGCGCTGCAGAGCGGGCAGACCCAGTCGTCCGGGAGGCTCTCGAACGGCGTCCCCGGGTCGATGCCGCCGTCCGGGTCCCCCTCGGCGGGATCATAGATGTAGTCGCACACGATGCATCTCCACTTCTGCATGGGGGCCTCCTGCCCGAAGCTGTCCGAACGGGAAAAATTATATCATTGGATCGGTACGAATTTTTCCTTGGGGGCGCCGCAGATGGGGCAGGGGTCGGGCGGCTCCTCCCCCTCGTGGATGTATCCGCAAACGGTGCATTTCCATTTCTTCATCGGGTGCAACCCCCCGGCGCGATTTCCCGTTTTTATATCATAAACCGGCAGGCTCAGAAAGGAGTCGGGGCGGAGGCCACACCCATTATAATGGAATCTTCATGAGCGGAGAACCCCAACGGGTCGCGGACGGGCCCTACATCGCCATCGACGTGGAGACCACCGGCATCGAGCCGGCGGATGGACACCGGATCTGCGAGGTCGCGCTGCTCAAATTTCTCCGCGGCGACGTGATCGACTCGCTGGTGTCGCTCGTCAACCCCCTGCGCCCCATCTCTCCCGGGGCTTCGTCGATCAACGGGATCACCGACCGGATGGTGGCCGGGGCGCCCGTCTTCAGCGATCTCTTCCCGAGGATCCTGGCGTTCATCGAGAACGACGTGCTCGTCTTCCACAACGCACCCTTCGACCTCTCCTTCCTGAGGGCCGAAGCGCGCCTGGCCGGGGGGGAATGGCCCGGCAATCCGGTTGTCGACACGCTCCGGCTCGCGCGCAGCACCGGCCGGTTCCGCAACCACTCGCTTTCCTCGATCTGCCTGGAGTTGGGGATCGGCGAAAACTTTCATCGAGCCCAGGCCGACGCCTACGCCGCGGGGAAACTCCTGCTTCACCTCAAATGAAAGGAAAGCCGGGGGCCTACCTCCCGGCCTTTTTCTTCTCCGTGAGGTCCTTGCGCCGGACCCCCCGTTCCAGGGCCGCGAGGAGCTCCCCCCGGCGGTCGTAGAGCCGGCCATGGGGGCGCTTTTCCGCGCGGGCCAGCACGTAGGCCGTCAGAAGCGGCATCGCCACCGTGGAGTCGAGGTAGCAGACCACGCTGTCGGGGAGCCGTTCGGGGGCCACCTTCCCCCAGGAGACCGCCTCGGAGGGGGTGGCGCCGGAGAGCCCCCCCGTGTCGGGCCGGGCGTCGGTTACCTGGAGGAAGTAGTCGTGGCCCTTATCCGCGATCCCCAGGACTTCCTGGATCTGCGGCTCGGTCTGAAGCATGAAATTCTTTGGCGAGCCGCCGCCGAAGATCCAGACTGCGCTCCTCCCCCGTTTTCTCTTCGCCGCGTAGACGATCGCCGCCGTCTCGTTGACGTCGGCCGAGACGTCGATCCTCGGCCCCCTGCCGAACAGGCGCATCACGGCGACGTTCATCCCGATGGAGGAGTCGCCGGGGGAGGAGGTGTACACCGGAACCCCGTACCGGTGCGCGGCGGCGAGGACGCTCACCTCGCCCGTGCCCAGCGCTTTTTCCCGCTCCACCAGGTACCGCCCGAGGCGGTAGTGGAACTCCGCCGTGCTCATTTCCGCCTGGAACTCCTCCGCATCGAGCACCCGGCGGAGGAAGTCGTCCGTGTCGAGGAGGACGCGGTAGTCGAACAGGATGTCGTAGATGCGGACGACCTCCTCCTTCCGCAGGACCCGGTCGTCCAGGAAGGGGGAGCCGGCGTGCATCTTCATTCCCAGCCCGAAGTGGGCGTCGTGGTAGAGATTGGCGCCGGTCGACACGATCCAGTCGACGAAGCCTGCCTGGATGAGCGGCACCACGCAGGAGACGCCGAGGCCCGCCGGGGTGAGGGCGCCGGACAGGGAAAGCCCCACCGTCACGCCCGGGCGCAGCATCTTCTCCGCCAGCAGCCGGGCGCCCTCCCGGAGCCTCCCTGCATTGTAGGCCAGGAAGAAGCGGTCGATCAGGTCGGCGGCCTGGACCCCTTCCGGAACCGGAGGGGGCAGGATCCTCTTCCCCCGAAGAAAACGCGACGCCGGTTTCGCCATGCTTCCGCCCATCCCTCGCGAAGGCTTGTCTCGTTCGACAAGATCGACCGCATTATATCTCCTTCCACGCT contains:
- a CDS encoding phosphate ABC transporter, permease protein PstA; translated protein: MESIAYRRRAADKAARVLFALSALLVILPLFLIFFDLLWKGARELKWTLLTDLPHPVGEPGGGIANGILGTLTIAGLAMAGGIPMAVMAGIYLAEYGRGKFASAVRFAVDTLAGVPSIIMGIFGYILLVLPMKRFSAWAGAAALAMIFIPVVVRTTEEMLRTVPQSVREAALALGIERWKTTLFITVRTATAGIVTGILLAMARIVGETAPLLFTALGNQFWQTGLDQPIAAVPLQVFNYAISPYEDWHDKAWAGAVVLIGMVLVISAGARYFTRVRK
- a CDS encoding phosphate ABC transporter ATP-binding protein encodes the protein MENALKVNNLCAWFGDHQVLKNITMDIRRNSVTSVMGPSGCGKSTFIRCLNRMHDLTPGFRVSGDVLFDGRNIYSEKIDPVLLRRKVGMVFQQPNPFPRMSAFENVAVGLRFNGKKRSRSEIAELVEKSLRMAALWDELKDHLDRPGTSLSGGQQQRLCIARALAVEPEVLLMDEPCSALDPVSTSKIEELIEDLSDKYSIVVVTHNMQQAGRIADYVAFFLLGDLIEMDKAAKIFTNPADKRTEEYITGRFG
- a CDS encoding phosphate transport system regulatory protein PhoU, coding for MKKHYQEELGNLRETVLRMGGLVEQMTHRVIQALVERKIEMLPEVTAMETQVNQLHIDIDEICLEMIALRQPAAVDLRFITAAMKINTDLERIGDQAINITERAEFLLTVPPVKPLIDIPRMAEIAKEMLRDALDAFVNGNDALAYETIKKDDLVDHLKDQVFRELLTYMMADPTTIARGLELILVSRYVERIADHATNICENVIFMIQGKDVRHQGPLA
- a CDS encoding cob(I)yrinic acid a,c-diamide adenosyltransferase, which translates into the protein MPVGKEKSRIPEKPRQGLVLVLTGEGKGKTTSCLGMAVRAVGYGMHVVMIQFIKGSLHYGELDGAKRLAPEFELIPMGKGFVGIMGDTLDFSTHARAAAEALAAAREKMLSGKFDIVILDEVNVALHLRLIPLADVISLIQEKPGNVHLILSGRHAHEEVIRHAHLVTEMRNVKHPFDLGIEAEKGIDY
- a CDS encoding rubredoxin, with translation MQKWRCIVCDYIYDPAEGDPDGGIDPGTPFESLPDDWVCPLCSAGKDEFERI
- a CDS encoding rubredoxin codes for the protein MKKWKCTVCGYIHEGEEPPDPCPICGAPKEKFVPIQ
- a CDS encoding deoxyhypusine synthase (transforms a conserved lysine residue of initiation factor 5A into deoxyhypusine); amino-acid sequence: MAKPASRFLRGKRILPPPVPEGVQAADLIDRFFLAYNAGRLREGARLLAEKMLRPGVTVGLSLSGALTPAGLGVSCVVPLIQAGFVDWIVSTGANLYHDAHFGLGMKMHAGSPFLDDRVLRKEEVVRIYDILFDYRVLLDTDDFLRRVLDAEEFQAEMSTAEFHYRLGRYLVEREKALGTGEVSVLAAAHRYGVPVYTSSPGDSSIGMNVAVMRLFGRGPRIDVSADVNETAAIVYAAKRKRGRSAVWIFGGGSPKNFMLQTEPQIQEVLGIADKGHDYFLQVTDARPDTGGLSGATPSEAVSWGKVAPERLPDSVVCYLDSTVAMPLLTAYVLARAEKRPHGRLYDRRGELLAALERGVRRKDLTEKKKAGR